A section of the Dehalobacter sp. DCM genome encodes:
- the pyk gene encoding pyruvate kinase codes for MRRTKIICTIGPASEQPDKIRQLIKAGMNVARLNFSHGTHEEHGRRIAALRAAADDVGVNLGILLDTKGPEIRTGLVPEQGVLLENGSKFILDSDNTMGSSARVYITHAALWSEVSPGNHILIDDGLLDLEVTAVAEGKITTTVCNGGTLKSQKGVNVPGVKVDLPALTAKDIEDITFGLQSGIDFIAASFTQKAADILDVRRIVENAESDVRIIAKIESHEGIANIDSILEVVDGIMVARGDLGVEIPVEEVPLYQKEIIAKCNALGKIVIVATQMLDSMIRQPRPTRAEASDVANAILDGTDAIMLSGETAAGAFPVEAVQTMDKIARKAEGIYFKTSVPLKKGRNIVEAIGHASTAIAADLNAASIITPTQSGRTARMISRHRPQTLIIATTPYPEVARSLSLSWGVHTILVSESAGTDQLLSVAVTKSLDEGLVQTGDIVVLTAGVPVGKVGATNLIKVQVVGSVMARGTGIGRKSYSGKARKTTVPEEFSKGDILIATITDTDTLPVIAKAGAIVVERGGLTSHAAIVALQYGIPAVVGAQNATEKIPEGTIITVDALSGVVYEGAVSIL; via the coding sequence ATGCGAAGAACCAAGATCATTTGTACGATCGGCCCAGCCAGTGAACAACCGGATAAGATCAGACAGCTGATCAAGGCAGGAATGAATGTAGCCAGACTTAATTTTTCTCATGGAACCCATGAGGAGCATGGCCGAAGGATCGCGGCGCTTCGCGCGGCGGCGGATGATGTCGGTGTCAATCTAGGCATCCTTTTGGATACCAAGGGACCCGAGATTCGTACCGGTTTGGTTCCGGAACAGGGAGTACTGCTGGAAAACGGCAGCAAATTCATTTTAGACAGCGATAATACAATGGGCTCTTCCGCCAGAGTTTATATAACGCATGCGGCACTCTGGTCGGAAGTATCGCCTGGAAACCATATTTTGATCGATGATGGCTTGCTCGATCTTGAAGTGACGGCGGTTGCCGAAGGGAAAATCACAACCACTGTCTGCAACGGGGGAACCTTAAAATCGCAAAAAGGGGTCAATGTTCCCGGCGTTAAGGTCGATCTGCCCGCACTGACGGCAAAAGACATCGAAGACATTACCTTTGGGCTGCAAAGCGGTATTGATTTTATTGCAGCGTCATTTACGCAGAAAGCAGCGGATATTCTGGATGTCCGCCGCATCGTTGAAAACGCGGAGTCCGATGTCAGAATCATTGCCAAGATTGAAAGTCATGAAGGCATTGCTAATATTGACAGTATCTTGGAAGTTGTCGATGGCATCATGGTCGCGCGGGGTGATCTTGGGGTGGAAATCCCGGTGGAAGAGGTTCCGCTGTATCAAAAGGAGATCATTGCCAAGTGCAATGCGCTGGGAAAAATCGTCATTGTTGCGACACAGATGCTCGATTCGATGATCCGGCAGCCCCGCCCAACCCGGGCTGAAGCCAGCGATGTCGCCAATGCGATCCTGGACGGAACCGATGCCATCATGCTTTCCGGAGAAACAGCTGCCGGTGCCTTTCCGGTGGAAGCAGTGCAAACCATGGATAAGATTGCCCGGAAAGCAGAAGGGATCTATTTCAAAACCAGTGTACCATTGAAAAAAGGACGGAACATCGTGGAAGCCATCGGTCACGCCAGCACGGCAATTGCCGCCGATCTCAATGCGGCCTCGATTATCACCCCAACCCAGTCGGGAAGAACCGCCCGTATGATTTCCCGGCACCGTCCGCAGACATTGATCATTGCCACAACCCCTTATCCGGAAGTCGCCAGGAGTCTGAGTTTAAGTTGGGGTGTGCATACCATTCTTGTCTCGGAAAGCGCGGGAACGGACCAGCTGCTTTCCGTAGCGGTAACGAAATCACTGGATGAGGGTTTGGTTCAAACCGGTGATATTGTTGTGCTTACTGCGGGTGTTCCTGTGGGGAAGGTTGGAGCCACCAATCTGATCAAAGTGCAGGTAGTTGGCAGCGTTATGGCCAGAGGCACAGGAATCGGTCGTAAATCGTATTCGGGCAAAGCACGTAAAACAACAGTCCCGGAGGAATTTTCCAAAGGGGATATCCTGATTGCGACTATCACCGATACGGATACGCTGCCGGTCATCGCCAAAGCCGGTGCAATCGTCGTCGAGCGCGGTGGATTGACGTCACATGCGGCGATCGTTGCCTTGCAATATGGAATTCCAGCGGTGGTAGGCGCTCAAAACGCAACTGAAAAAATACCGGAGGGTACAATCATTACCGTCGATGCGCTCTCCGGAGTTGTCTATGAAGGTGCAGTTTCTATTCTTTAA
- a CDS encoding peptidoglycan DD-metalloendopeptidase family protein — protein MIRKETIITQIKNIIGSAKKMNTAEALAKNTNKTKKLLVNLVNKIDFKAIHSKMAVKLRSISWKSPKTISIGVLSLVIIFSGMFYFSLTTPAVGIIVNGENVGYAENKSEAKQLVQDVLALQGNTVGTMAQTSDTIEYKHVRFKNADFPGVVSVETLAKAITPYVNGYGLQINGKVVVVLAQEEDVNTLIKKYEDSLTNPSETNKIASVEIVEPYTSVAVQANPSDVKTVDAALELLKKGDVAETTYKIQQDDSLWLIARKNDMYVEEILSANKGLTEDSVLQLGQEIKLVQTKPYLTVLSKGTRVVDEIIPFDVITKSDSSLGYGKSVVKQAGKDGEKVVTYTYVAENGKTTEKQVVSEKVVSEPVNQVIAKGPTRSVIYVSTSRGSGSISGLNWPLSGSITSYYGSRWGGFHTGIDIDGYTGQPYYAAAAGTVVEAGWDGGYGYCIVIDHGNGVATRYGHSSKLLVSVGEKVSNGEHIGNVGSTGRSTGSHLHFEVIINGSTVNPLHYL, from the coding sequence ATGATTCGAAAGGAGACAATAATAACTCAAATAAAGAACATAATTGGATCAGCTAAAAAAATGAATACTGCAGAGGCTTTGGCTAAGAATACCAACAAGACAAAAAAACTATTGGTAAACCTAGTAAATAAGATTGATTTCAAAGCGATACATTCGAAGATGGCGGTCAAGTTAAGAAGTATTTCCTGGAAATCGCCCAAGACCATCAGCATCGGCGTGCTCTCCTTGGTGATAATTTTCAGTGGAATGTTTTATTTCAGCTTAACGACGCCGGCAGTAGGCATCATTGTTAACGGCGAAAATGTTGGTTACGCAGAAAATAAGTCTGAAGCGAAGCAATTAGTACAAGACGTGCTTGCCTTGCAGGGCAACACGGTAGGGACTATGGCTCAGACCAGCGATACAATTGAATATAAACATGTTCGGTTTAAGAATGCAGATTTTCCTGGGGTAGTGTCAGTAGAGACTCTAGCCAAAGCAATAACACCGTATGTCAATGGATACGGACTCCAGATCAATGGTAAGGTGGTTGTTGTTTTAGCCCAGGAAGAAGATGTTAATACGTTAATTAAGAAGTATGAGGACTCTTTGACAAACCCGTCAGAAACGAATAAAATCGCATCCGTTGAAATTGTTGAACCCTATACGAGCGTAGCAGTCCAGGCCAATCCAAGTGATGTCAAAACCGTCGATGCGGCATTGGAGCTACTGAAAAAAGGGGATGTGGCCGAAACCACATACAAAATTCAACAGGACGATTCATTATGGCTGATTGCCCGTAAAAACGACATGTATGTTGAAGAGATTCTGTCAGCCAACAAAGGGCTTACTGAGGATTCCGTTCTTCAGCTCGGCCAGGAAATCAAACTTGTTCAAACAAAGCCTTATCTCACGGTACTAAGTAAAGGAACCAGAGTCGTTGACGAAATCATTCCGTTTGATGTTATAACCAAATCCGATTCGTCACTTGGTTATGGAAAAAGCGTAGTCAAGCAGGCGGGTAAAGACGGAGAAAAGGTTGTTACATACACGTATGTAGCGGAAAATGGAAAAACGACTGAAAAACAGGTCGTGAGTGAAAAAGTTGTCAGTGAACCTGTTAATCAGGTTATCGCCAAGGGACCGACGCGTTCTGTCATCTATGTGAGCACGTCGCGTGGTTCAGGAAGCATCTCGGGTTTAAATTGGCCTTTAAGCGGTTCCATCACATCCTACTACGGTTCGCGTTGGGGCGGATTTCATACGGGAATCGATATTGACGGCTATACCGGACAGCCCTATTATGCGGCCGCTGCGGGAACAGTAGTTGAAGCAGGCTGGGATGGTGGATATGGTTATTGCATCGTCATCGATCACGGTAACGGCGTAGCCACGCGGTACGGTCATTCTTCAAAATTACTGGTCAGTGTTGGTGAAAAAGTCTCCAATGGTGAGCATATCGGCAATGTCGGTTCAACCGGCAGATCCACAGGCTCTCACCTCCACTTTGAAGTCATCATTAACGGCAGTACCGTTAACCCATTGCATTATTTGTAA
- the gap gene encoding type I glyceraldehyde-3-phosphate dehydrogenase — MAVKVAINGFGRIGRLCLRAFLESEAPDLEVVAVNDLGSADMLAHLLKYDTTHGILPYDVTLEDGMMKVKNCTIKLLAERNPEALPWKEMGIDVVIESTGRFTDREGASKHLTAGAKKVVISAPAKNEDITIVMGVNDDKYDPAQHNIISNASCTTNCLAPVAKVIMKEFGIEQGMMTTTHSVTNDQRILDFEHSDWRRARAAFQSMIPTTTGAAKAVALVLPELKGKLNGMAVRVPTPNVSLVDFVVNVSKPTTKEEVNAKLEAAANGELKGIMAYNEMPLVSSDYNGNNNSSIVDGLSTMVIGDKMVKVLAWYDNETGYSTRVIDLIKMMAARGL; from the coding sequence ATGGCAGTTAAAGTAGCGATCAATGGATTTGGTCGAATCGGAAGACTTTGCTTACGGGCTTTTTTGGAATCGGAGGCACCTGATCTTGAAGTTGTCGCAGTTAACGACCTTGGCAGTGCGGATATGCTGGCTCACCTGCTGAAATATGACACCACGCATGGAATCCTGCCCTACGATGTTACCTTAGAAGACGGCATGATGAAAGTAAAAAACTGTACGATCAAACTGTTGGCTGAAAGAAATCCGGAAGCGTTACCGTGGAAGGAAATGGGGATCGATGTGGTGATCGAATCCACCGGCCGGTTTACAGATCGGGAAGGCGCATCCAAACATCTGACAGCCGGCGCAAAAAAAGTGGTTATTTCCGCACCGGCAAAAAATGAAGATATCACCATTGTTATGGGTGTTAATGACGACAAATATGATCCAGCTCAGCATAACATTATATCCAACGCATCCTGCACGACGAACTGTCTGGCCCCGGTTGCGAAGGTCATTATGAAAGAATTCGGCATAGAACAGGGCATGATGACCACAACACACTCCGTAACCAATGACCAGCGTATCCTTGATTTTGAACATTCCGATTGGCGCAGAGCGCGAGCAGCGTTCCAATCCATGATTCCGACGACCACCGGAGCAGCTAAAGCGGTAGCGCTTGTTCTTCCGGAACTGAAGGGCAAACTCAATGGTATGGCCGTACGTGTACCGACCCCGAACGTATCCCTGGTTGATTTTGTTGTCAACGTCAGCAAACCGACAACCAAGGAAGAAGTGAATGCCAAGCTGGAGGCAGCAGCCAATGGCGAGTTAAAAGGAATCATGGCTTACAATGAAATGCCGCTTGTTTCAAGCGACTATAACGGCAATAACAATAGTTCTATCGTCGACGGCCTGTCCACCATGGTCATCGGAGACAAGATGGTTAAAGTGCTGGCGTGGTATGATAATGAAACCGGTTACTCAACCCGGGTTATTGACTTGATCAAGATGATGGCTGCCCGCGGATTATAA
- a CDS encoding 4Fe-4S dicluster domain-containing protein: MKKWHLIIDVEKCEDCNNCLMACKDEHVDNEWTGYSKPQPQLGQRWMNVMRAERGQYPLIDMAYRPTPCMHCDDAPCVKAGEGAVTKRPDGIVLIDPAKAKGKKELVNSCPYEVISWNEEAEVAQKCTLCAHLLDQGWKLPRCVQVCPTGALSVQYLEDADLERLVQKDELENLYPEYQTQPTVYYKNMYRFDRCFIAGSVAVNKHGIVDCLQGVSVKIYQDEKMIAETVTDAFGDFKVDKLLPQSGKYAIEVLPKGFTKKTIHIDLVDSVNVGEIIFSEN; encoded by the coding sequence ATGAAAAAGTGGCACTTGATCATCGATGTTGAAAAATGCGAAGATTGTAATAACTGTTTAATGGCTTGTAAGGACGAACATGTAGATAATGAATGGACCGGTTACAGTAAACCGCAGCCACAGCTTGGACAGCGCTGGATGAATGTCATGCGGGCGGAAAGAGGTCAGTACCCGTTGATTGATATGGCGTACAGACCGACACCATGCATGCATTGTGACGATGCTCCCTGTGTCAAGGCTGGCGAAGGTGCGGTAACCAAACGTCCGGACGGCATTGTTCTCATCGACCCGGCGAAAGCTAAGGGGAAAAAAGAACTGGTGAATAGCTGTCCGTATGAGGTGATCTCCTGGAACGAGGAAGCAGAGGTTGCCCAGAAATGCACCCTTTGTGCCCATTTGCTGGACCAGGGTTGGAAACTGCCCCGCTGTGTGCAGGTCTGTCCGACGGGTGCTTTGAGCGTGCAGTATCTGGAAGACGCTGACCTGGAACGGTTGGTCCAAAAAGATGAGCTTGAGAATTTGTACCCTGAGTACCAGACCCAACCAACCGTGTACTACAAAAACATGTACCGCTTCGACCGTTGCTTTATCGCCGGAAGTGTTGCAGTAAACAAGCATGGTATTGTTGACTGTCTGCAGGGTGTATCTGTAAAGATCTATCAAGACGAAAAAATGATTGCCGAAACGGTCACGGATGCCTTTGGGGATTTTAAAGTGGATAAATTGCTTCCCCAAAGCGGGAAATACGCGATTGAGGTTTTACCAAAGGGTTTTACTAAGAAAACAATTCATATTGATCTCGTCGATAGCGTCAATGTAGGAGAAATCATATTCTCCGAAAATTAA
- a CDS encoding MinD/ParA family protein, with protein MNEPQFVEGQKLNFTTNSELYHDIYTTEIKKVYPDRLELLITLHKGYLLLIPIGTVIRWLLPDSKTVITSEVISRQPAQQSWCVTIPTVQKLKKRSRVIAIGSGKGGVGKTSLAINLGMALSSLGKRVIILDADIGMANVELLLKLNNPLNLTHVLKGECTLKDILTPGPGGIKVLPGSSGISSLTNLSPIQFNRIISGFADLESECDIFLIDTGAGISEVVLKFLEAADDLLLITTTEPHAMMDTYGLTKALAYRNPNISPYLIINRCENEAEAIKSFDTFKKASAKYLKLQPDMIGWIYDDKKVTKSLKSQNPLFLSQPNSEYAVEVLNIAKCLLGKKVRNERSSGILSFIKKVKRNFG; from the coding sequence ATGAACGAGCCACAATTTGTTGAAGGTCAGAAACTGAATTTTACCACGAACTCCGAACTTTACCATGATATCTATACCACTGAAATTAAGAAAGTGTACCCCGACCGACTTGAATTATTGATTACGCTGCACAAAGGGTATCTTTTATTAATCCCGATCGGTACTGTCATTCGCTGGCTGTTGCCGGACTCCAAAACGGTCATAACCTCAGAAGTGATCTCACGCCAGCCGGCCCAGCAAAGTTGGTGCGTCACCATACCCACCGTTCAAAAACTAAAGAAGAGATCTCGGGTGATTGCCATTGGCAGTGGCAAAGGGGGTGTTGGCAAGACCTCCTTGGCGATTAATCTGGGGATGGCGTTGAGCTCTCTGGGCAAACGCGTCATCATTTTGGATGCAGATATAGGTATGGCCAATGTCGAGCTGCTGCTCAAACTCAATAACCCGTTAAACCTGACCCACGTTCTTAAAGGAGAATGTACATTAAAGGATATCCTGACCCCAGGACCGGGGGGCATCAAGGTTCTTCCGGGGTCAAGCGGTATTTCTTCCTTGACAAATCTTAGTCCTATACAGTTTAACCGGATTATCTCCGGTTTTGCGGATCTTGAAAGCGAGTGCGATATTTTCCTTATCGATACGGGTGCGGGAATATCGGAAGTCGTGCTTAAATTTTTGGAAGCTGCCGATGATTTGCTCCTGATCACAACCACAGAGCCCCATGCCATGATGGATACCTATGGCTTGACCAAAGCGTTGGCTTATCGAAATCCAAATATATCACCGTATCTGATTATCAATCGATGTGAAAATGAAGCAGAAGCAATAAAATCCTTTGATACGTTTAAAAAGGCATCTGCTAAGTATCTCAAACTGCAACCCGACATGATCGGCTGGATTTATGACGATAAAAAAGTCACAAAATCTTTAAAGAGTCAAAACCCACTCTTTTTGTCTCAGCCCAACTCGGAATATGCCGTTGAGGTACTGAACATCGCCAAGTGTCTGCTCGGCAAAAAAGTGAGAAATGAACGATCCAGCGGTATCTTATCATTTATTAAGAAAGTTAAGAGGAATTTTGGATAA
- a CDS encoding DeoR/GlpR family DNA-binding transcription regulator: MTAGRQEKIRFLLQKHGHLTVAELAEEFNVSEMTIRRDLKELALMGLIQREHGKAIYPQNPEIKNTYFTTRLGEAQEEKLRIAKIAASLINEGESVILDSGTTTLAIALELNKKSTVVTNSLAVAEVLAMRDDISTVLTGGEVQKATYSLLGPMTRENLNGFYADKLFLSATGVSAEKGLSTSSMIESEVKQAMIASAREVILVAHGSKIGQIFYHIFAKWDKVNKFITDNSAAPEQIKKLEQLGIEVIIAS, from the coding sequence GTGACAGCAGGCAGGCAGGAGAAAATCCGATTTTTACTGCAAAAACACGGACATTTGACTGTTGCAGAATTAGCGGAAGAATTCAATGTATCGGAAATGACGATCCGCAGGGATTTAAAAGAACTTGCTTTAATGGGTTTGATTCAACGCGAGCACGGCAAGGCAATATATCCCCAAAATCCAGAAATCAAGAATACATATTTTACAACGCGTCTGGGTGAAGCCCAAGAAGAGAAGCTGCGGATAGCCAAAATAGCCGCCAGCCTCATCAATGAAGGGGAATCGGTTATTTTGGATTCAGGGACGACGACCTTGGCCATCGCCCTGGAACTGAATAAAAAAAGCACGGTTGTGACTAATTCATTGGCAGTAGCCGAAGTGCTCGCTATGCGTGATGATATATCCACCGTTTTGACCGGCGGGGAAGTACAGAAAGCCACATACTCCCTGTTAGGCCCAATGACCAGAGAAAATTTGAACGGATTTTATGCCGATAAGCTTTTTTTGTCTGCTACCGGAGTCAGCGCAGAGAAAGGACTCTCCACATCGAGTATGATCGAATCCGAAGTCAAGCAAGCGATGATCGCTTCGGCGAGGGAAGTTATACTCGTCGCGCATGGTTCCAAAATCGGTCAGATCTTTTATCACATCTTTGCCAAATGGGATAAAGTGAATAAATTTATAACCGACAATAGTGCCGCTCCGGAACAAATCAAAAAACTGGAACAGCTTGGCATCGAGGTTATTATCGCATCCTGA
- a CDS encoding molybdopterin-dependent oxidoreductase produces the protein MALKETQFGVLLFGLEKLLNLTAKKYPAFANRLKEKNMTVQIKLRDNSQGRYYVFRGGQVTSKSGIHPSPDVSMAFDNVALANRMMKLNRDMLEFVSATKSFQIELEGSDELSIWFAETLGMMLTAGLDYGVDMGNGVKRYTNNTNGGPVFVYVKDGKIIRITPIEFDDTDAQPWTINARGKSFTPPRKATVTQHTLAWKSMIYSPDRLLYPMKRVDFDPKGERNPQNRGISGYERISWDEALDIVAGEIKRMKKEHGPGAIMNSSGSHHTWGALGYWLSCRIRFFNTIGWTNVDHNPDSWEGWFWGAAHHWGQSARNGGGETYNTLEDCMQNCEMIVFWSSDPEATSGVYGAHEGTVRRQWLKELGIKLVHIDPYFNHTAALFGGKWIAPRPGTDSAMILALAYVWITEDLYDQEYVAKRTVGFDTWKDYILGKEDGIPKTPEWQEAETGVPAKDIRALAREWGTKKTYLAAGGIIGFGGACRTATGIDWARGMVCLMAMQGLGKPGINMGGMQQGTPVDTRFFFPGYAEGGLSGDYMGTAAGVTMYQRMPNTPSMNTVQQTIPRLKIPDAIMNGECVGYPTNSKIIEGQFFEYKYPSPGHSKVKMYYKYGGSHFGTMVDTNRYVRMYRTDDLEFVVNQSIWFEGEAKFADIILPACTNFERWDIGEFANCGGYIQHAFTQCNHRVAVLQHKCIEPLGESKSDYQIFAEISKRLGVGAPFTEGNTELDWCKRYFEATDLPKAISWKEFAKKGYYVVPALSEAKRDPVSYRWFAEGRLKDTPELTPLPGDYADGWKNGLQTQTGKIEFESSSLKRFDPNDPERPPIMKYIPSWEGPHTKVLFDKYPLQMISPHPRYTFHTQSGSKNSAVNDIKDHRVLIDGYYYWVARINPLDAAARGIKENDLVKLYNDRGAVICAAQITERIRPGTVHAYESSALYEPLGEPGYSADKGGCVNQLTPSRMMIQKSHAGASNSCLIEIRKWQGEVSIG, from the coding sequence ATGGCATTAAAAGAAACGCAGTTTGGCGTCTTGCTTTTTGGTTTGGAGAAGCTACTGAACCTTACTGCCAAAAAGTATCCGGCATTTGCCAATCGGCTTAAAGAGAAAAACATGACCGTTCAGATTAAGCTGCGGGATAATTCGCAAGGAAGATACTACGTTTTCCGGGGTGGTCAAGTCACTTCAAAATCTGGAATTCATCCCAGTCCGGATGTCAGCATGGCTTTTGATAATGTTGCTTTAGCCAACCGGATGATGAAATTAAACCGTGATATGCTGGAATTTGTCAGTGCCACGAAAAGTTTCCAGATTGAACTTGAAGGATCGGACGAATTGAGCATCTGGTTTGCGGAAACGCTGGGTATGATGCTTACAGCGGGTCTGGATTATGGTGTGGATATGGGAAATGGCGTGAAAAGATATACAAATAATACGAACGGTGGTCCTGTCTTTGTTTATGTCAAGGACGGGAAAATCATTCGGATTACGCCCATTGAGTTTGATGATACAGATGCACAGCCCTGGACCATTAATGCCCGCGGTAAAAGCTTTACTCCGCCCAGAAAGGCAACGGTTACCCAGCATACGCTGGCCTGGAAGTCGATGATTTATTCCCCGGACAGGCTGCTCTATCCGATGAAACGGGTTGATTTTGACCCGAAAGGTGAAAGAAACCCGCAAAACCGCGGAATCTCCGGTTATGAACGGATCAGCTGGGATGAAGCGCTGGATATTGTAGCCGGGGAAATCAAACGAATGAAAAAAGAACATGGCCCCGGCGCGATCATGAACAGCAGCGGTTCTCACCATACCTGGGGCGCGCTCGGCTATTGGCTCAGCTGCCGGATCCGTTTTTTTAACACCATTGGCTGGACAAACGTCGACCATAATCCGGACAGCTGGGAAGGCTGGTTCTGGGGTGCTGCGCATCACTGGGGGCAAAGCGCCCGCAACGGTGGCGGCGAAACCTATAATACGCTGGAAGACTGCATGCAAAATTGTGAAATGATTGTCTTCTGGTCAAGTGATCCGGAAGCAACCAGCGGCGTCTATGGCGCCCATGAGGGAACAGTAAGGCGTCAATGGTTAAAAGAACTTGGAATTAAACTTGTGCATATTGATCCGTATTTCAACCATACGGCTGCCTTGTTCGGCGGCAAGTGGATCGCTCCTCGCCCCGGAACAGATAGTGCCATGATATTAGCCCTGGCCTATGTCTGGATTACGGAAGACCTCTACGATCAAGAATATGTAGCAAAGAGGACCGTTGGTTTTGACACCTGGAAAGATTATATTCTCGGCAAAGAGGATGGCATTCCCAAGACCCCGGAATGGCAGGAAGCTGAGACCGGCGTACCGGCGAAAGATATCCGGGCTTTAGCCAGGGAATGGGGAACGAAGAAGACTTATCTTGCTGCCGGAGGAATTATCGGTTTTGGCGGAGCTTGCCGTACCGCTACCGGTATTGACTGGGCCAGAGGCATGGTCTGTTTGATGGCGATGCAGGGACTCGGAAAACCGGGCATCAATATGGGTGGTATGCAACAGGGAACTCCTGTGGATACACGTTTTTTCTTTCCCGGTTATGCCGAAGGCGGCCTGTCGGGAGATTATATGGGAACAGCTGCCGGTGTCACGATGTACCAGAGAATGCCGAATACCCCGTCTATGAATACGGTTCAGCAGACGATACCGCGTTTGAAAATCCCTGATGCCATCATGAATGGGGAATGTGTCGGGTATCCAACCAACTCCAAAATTATTGAAGGGCAATTCTTCGAATATAAGTACCCGTCACCGGGTCATTCCAAAGTGAAAATGTATTATAAATATGGCGGCTCACATTTTGGCACCATGGTGGATACCAACCGCTATGTCCGAATGTACCGGACCGATGATTTGGAGTTTGTCGTCAACCAGTCCATCTGGTTCGAAGGGGAAGCGAAATTTGCGGATATCATCCTGCCGGCCTGCACAAACTTTGAACGTTGGGACATCGGGGAATTTGCCAATTGCGGCGGCTATATCCAGCATGCCTTTACCCAGTGCAACCATCGGGTTGCCGTTCTTCAGCATAAATGTATCGAACCGTTGGGTGAATCCAAGTCCGATTATCAAATCTTTGCGGAAATTTCCAAAAGGTTAGGGGTAGGGGCTCCGTTTACAGAAGGAAATACCGAACTCGATTGGTGCAAACGCTATTTTGAGGCAACGGATTTGCCCAAAGCAATATCCTGGAAAGAGTTTGCCAAAAAGGGCTATTATGTTGTGCCGGCGCTTTCGGAAGCCAAGCGGGATCCAGTTTCCTACCGCTGGTTTGCTGAGGGAAGACTGAAAGATACACCGGAACTGACTCCGCTGCCGGGGGATTATGCCGACGGCTGGAAAAACGGCCTGCAAACCCAAACCGGTAAAATTGAATTTGAATCCTCGAGCTTGAAGCGTTTTGATCCCAATGATCCTGAAAGACCCCCGATCATGAAATATATTCCCTCGTGGGAAGGACCGCATACCAAGGTATTATTCGACAAATACCCGCTTCAAATGATATCCCCGCATCCCCGCTATACGTTCCATACCCAAAGCGGCAGCAAAAACAGTGCAGTCAATGACATCAAAGATCACAGGGTATTAATCGACGGCTATTATTACTGGGTAGCCCGGATCAATCCCCTAGATGCCGCAGCGAGAGGGATTAAGGAAAATGACCTGGTGAAATTGTATAACGACAGGGGAGCCGTCATCTGTGCTGCGCAAATTACGGAGAGAATCAGACCCGGAACCGTTCATGCCTATGAATCATCAGCGCTCTACGAGCCGTTGGGCGAACCGGGGTATTCGGCCGATAAAGGCGGTTGCGTCAATCAGTTGACACCGAGCCGGATGATGATTCAAAAATCCCATGCCGGAGCATCGAACTCCTGTCTGATTGAGATCCGGAAGTGGCAAGGGGAGGTGAGCATCGGATGA
- a CDS encoding class I SAM-dependent methyltransferase has protein sequence MTEFWESSFIEKQTMWGFEPSDSAILTKDFFVEMKVKDILIPGIGYGRNAKIFCDNGIKVTGIEISQTAIDLARQNGLDFTIYHGSVTDMPFDNKLYDGIFCYGLIHLLNNRERRKFVKDCYNQLKPNGYMIFTTVSKKASMFGRGKQLSRDRFETMKGVRIFFHDSDSVKKEFEKYGLIEFSEIDEPHKNMKDKPPEKFIIVKCKKER, from the coding sequence ATGACGGAATTCTGGGAATCAAGTTTTATAGAAAAGCAAACGATGTGGGGATTTGAACCTTCAGATTCCGCAATCTTGACAAAGGACTTTTTTGTGGAAATGAAAGTCAAGGACATATTGATACCGGGTATTGGATACGGCAGAAATGCTAAGATTTTTTGCGACAATGGAATTAAAGTAACAGGTATTGAGATTTCGCAAACAGCAATCGATTTGGCAAGACAGAATGGGCTTGATTTTACAATCTATCATGGTTCAGTAACTGACATGCCATTTGATAACAAACTTTATGACGGTATATTTTGTTATGGCCTTATTCATTTATTGAATAATCGCGAGAGAAGAAAGTTTGTTAAAGACTGCTATAATCAGTTAAAACCAAACGGCTATATGATTTTCACAACTGTTTCCAAGAAAGCTTCAATGTTTGGCAGAGGTAAACAGCTGAGTAGAGATCGATTTGAAACCATGAAGGGCGTAAGAATATTTTTTCATGATTCTGATTCAGTGAAAAAAGAATTTGAAAAATATGGATTAATAGAATTCTCGGAAATTGATGAACCCCATAAGAATATGAAAGATAAACCTCCAGAGAAATTTATTATTGTAAAATGCAAAAAAGAACGGTAA